In the Oscillospiraceae bacterium genome, ACAATGGATTTCGCATTTGATCGTTTTTACTTCCGTCATTTCTCAGCACCTCACCATTTTTGAGGAACGGTAAATCAAACTATGTAACAGTATTCTTTCTATAGCATAATCTCAACCTCGAACAAAGTCAATTTGTGCAGGTTGTTTTCATGATAAAATCCGCCAATTTTCGATAAGAATTTACAAATCTGCAAGCAATGTTTCCTTGGCCAAGTCCTGCGAAAACTGCATTATCCCTTTTCGGGATACGAAAGCTCAACAGCCGGGTTAAAGGAGAGCTGCTTCTGATCGACCATATCCAGAAGCTCGGGGATCAGATTGGTGAGGCGGATGAATCGCTGAACTTGGCGGCCACTTTCACCTGTATCTTTACCAAGTACATCTGCCGATTTTATGTCAGCGACAGGACCATTGAAAAGATCATCAAGCTCCTGCGGTGTGCGTTTAAGCAGGCGGTAGAATGTGAATAGATCGGATTGCTGACCGTAAAAATAATCAAAACTCACACGGCTTCACCACCTTCTTTCTGCGGAAAACTTTCTGTTGTCAGCGGAATGCTGCGGAAAGTCGTATCCGTCTTTTCATATGAGCACAAATATATGATAGATATATCATGCCTTGTATTCTTCGAGCAAATGAAATATAATAAGAAATGTTGTCGGAGGTGCAAATATGGACTATATGACACTCAAAGAGGCAAGCGAGAAATGGGGCGTTTCGTCCCGTCAAGTCAACTATTACTGCGTCGAGGGCCGTATTCCCGGCGCTGTGAAAATGGCCGGTGTTTGGTTGATCCCCAAGGAAACAGACAAACCCGCCGATAGACGATATAAAAAGCAGGTGAAAAACGAAAATGAAAATTCTGTTGGTTGAGGATGATTTGGAAATCAGCAAGTTATTAGCTGAATTTTTGCAGGAAAATGGATATGAAGTTTTTTGCCAATATGACGGGCTTCATGTATTGGATTGCCTGCGGGAAAATAATATCGACTTGATTTTGCTTGATATTATGCTTCCATATCGAAATGGTGATACCGTACTTACAGCGGTAAGAGAATGTTCTACGGTTCCAATCATCATTATTTCCGCCAAAGGAACAACGCAAAACAAAATAGATTTACTGCGTCTCGGTGCAGATGATTATATTACAAAACCGTTTGATATGGAGGAAGTTCTGGCCAGAATTGAAAGTAATCTCCGTCGAGTGCAGTTTCAAAAAGATACTCCTACCTATTTACGTCATGGCGATTTGATTTTGGATTTGAACGATAATACCGCCTTTTTGCAAGGCAGCGAATTGACTTTGACGGCAAAAGAATTTGCAATTTTAGAGTTGCTGATGAAATACCCGGATAAAATATTCTCAAAAGCAAATTTATTTCAAAGTGTTTGGAACACCGAGTATATCAGTGAGGATAACACATTAAATGTTCATATAAGTAATCTCCGTAACAAATTAAAAGCCGTTTGCCCGGACAAGGACTTTATTGATACTGTTTGGGGTATTGGATACCGTTTACACAAAGCCAGAGATTAGACCTCTGGCTTTAGACATTTTTTAGAGATTTCTGTTTGGATTTAAGAAATTCTTTATGATTGCCTCTTACAATCAATCATAAAGGAGGTTGATAACATGAGTTCCATCATTTTACAGGCACATAGTCTGACAAAAAAATACCGGCATACTGTTGCCTTAGATCATATTGACTTGCAAATTGAGAAAGGGAAAATCTACGGTTTTATCGGTCAGAACGGAGCAGGTAAAACTACTTTTCTGCGATTGGTTACAGGGCTGGCTTTCCAGACCAGCGGTACTTTAGACTTATGGGGAAAGAGTTCGGCAAAAGATTTGCAGGAACAGAGAAAGCGGATTGGCTGCATGATTGAAACACCTGCACTCTTTCCGGCCATGACAGCTTATCAAAATATGGAGATACAACGCATCCAACGCGGCATCCCCGATAAAGCAGTGATTGAAAAGACTTTGAATATGGTTGGCTTAAAGGACACTGGCAAAAAGAGTGTTCGTAATTTTTCTTTGGGTATGAGGCAACGGCTGGGAATTGCAATCGCTCTCTTGAACACGCCAGAATTTTTAATTCTCGACGAACCGATCAACGGACTTGACCCTGCCGGGATTGTCGAAGTCAGAAATTTGCTGAAATCCTTGAACAAGGAATATGGTATGACAATTTTGGTGTCCAGCCATATTTTGGAAGAATTATACCAAACTGCAACAGAATTTATTTTAATTGACAAAGGAAAAATCATTGAAGAAATCTCCGATCAAGAATTGAATGAACGGTGTAAACGGCATATTGCAATCAAGGCCACCGATCCGCAAAAGGCGCTGCTTGTGTTGGAAGAAAAACTTCATACAGAAAATTTCAAGTTACTGCCAGATGGGACAATTCGCCTGTACGATTATCTTGATGATTTGGAAAAAGTCGCGGCTGTTTTGTCGGATGCGCATATCCTCGTTACAGGGCTTTCTGTATCCGGCGATACACTGGAAGATTACTTTTTAAGCAAGATAGGAGGTTCAGAAAATGTTAAATCTCCTAAATACTGAGTTTTATAAACTGTTTCATAGCCGGTACTTTTGGGGGATTGTGGCATTTAATCTTTTTTTGAGCAGTGTGCTGCTGTTAGACAGTATTGGAGAAACATCCAGTCTATTCTTTGCATCGTTATATAATGTGCCTATTTTCTTTTTTCTGGCAATCGTCTTTTCTGCGTTGTTTGTTGGAAATGACTTTGGACAAAGAACGCTGCAATCATATATCTTTGCAGGCCATAACCGAGGACAGATATTACTTGCAAAACTGGTCGCCTATCAAATAGCCTGCATGACGATTTTAGCTTTACCATTACTGGTACATGGATTGATTGGAGGGATTTGCTTCAAAGAAAGCTTCGTGAGTGTTAGCGGCAATCTCTATACCGTTTTGGCAGTTTTGGTTTCTTTATTTGCAATGTGCCTGTTACCGTTTTTCTTTGCTTTTCTGTTTCGTGATATAGGAAAAACTTTAGCTGTCCCGATGGTTCTCTTTTTCCTGATGATATTCTTGATGAATGGAGATCAGGCACTCTTTATTTCGCGAATATTGCCAATGGGACAGCTCCGACTGATTGCATTACAGCAATTTACCCCATCTATGGTGCAATTTGTTTTCACAGATTTTTTGTGGATATTCATTTTATATTTTGGCGCTTATTTGGGATTTAGGCGTTCTAACTTGAAGTGACAGGGAGGTATCGAAATGAGTAATCTATTAAAAATGGAAAGATACCAATTATCACATAATTTCTTGTATTGGTGTGGCATGGTCGGCATCTTTCTAATTGGCTTTTTTACGGCAGAAACTTATGTCCCGGAAGTTATGGGGACAACCGGCGGGGCTGCTACTTCCCTTGCGGATATTTTCAACGGAATGGTTTATGACTCTACATTTCTTCTCATTCTGATGTCCAGTATTTTAGCTTTGATTTTAGGACAGGAGTTTTCTTACCGGACAGTAGATCTTGAAATAACTGCGGGCCATTCCAGAAAATCAATCTTCATTTCAAAGGTAATCACATATTTGATTGCCTTTAACGTCATGGCTCTTGTTTATCCCATTGCCGGGTGTATAAGAGAATTTTTCAGATTTGGATTTATTGATGGAGGGAACTTTATTTATCAGGCTACTAAGGCGGTTCTATACTCTTTACTTTTGAACAGTGCTACTTTTTTCATTGCAATCTGGATTTGCTTTTCACTGCGTAATTCTGCAAAAGCGATTGCTGTTACAGCCGTTACGACGTTTGTACTTAGTCTTTATCTGGGTTTTGGAATGATGTTGAAATTTCCAGTAGCTTTTTTGCCAACTTATCAAATAAGGGAGGCAGTTACCAGCATAGCAATCTTCCAACCATTCCCGATTTTGATTGGAATTGTTTGGGTCGTTGCGCTGTTGATTTTATCATGGTGCAGCTTTCGGAAATGTGAATTAAAGTAGATTTCAATTAGAAAACGGAAAGAGGGAGGTGTCTAAAATAGAGCTACTGCTATTGATTGTATTTTTGCTGTTGCTTATCTTGCTATTCAAATATCTACAAACAAAACGGCAAATCCGCAATCTATCAAAACAGATAGCTGAATTGGTAAATGGCAAATCCGAGAAAATGCTGGACATCTCTTTAATTGACAAAGATTTGGAACAACTGGCAGGAATACTAAACCAGTATAACGATAATCAAAGGCAGTTGATTGCCAGTACGCTACGCCACGAGAACTATCTGAAAGAGTCGATTGCAAATATTTCACATGACCTGCGGACACCATTGACCGTTATACTCGGACATTTACAGCTATTAAGAAAAGAAACTCTGACAGACAGGCAAGCACAGCGAATAGAAACCATTTTTCACAAAGCAGAAAGAATGAAAGAATTGGTACAGACTTTTTATGACCTGTCTATTTTGGATGCCGAGCAGATAACACCCCGGCGAGAAGATTTTAACCTGTCTAATTTGCTGATAAATCTTATTACAGAGAATGCTCCTGCATTGGAAGCAAAAAATTTATCCCCTGAAATTGATTTGCCGCCCCATTCTGTCTATCTCAATTCTGATTACAGTATGGTGGAAAGGATTTTACAAAATCTTTTGACAAATGCGATACGTTATTCATCCGGCGACATAAAAATGAGCTTAAAGCAGGCAAGGGAAAATAGGGCTATTTTCACGATTGAAAATCCGATTGATAGCAAAACCGAAATAAATCCCGCCCGCCTCTTTGAACGATTTTATACAGGGGACGCATCCAGACACAACAGTGGTACAGGAGTAGGACTTGCGGTTGTAAAGTTACTGACGGATAAACTGGGCGGAAATGTTTCTGCTGAAATTAAATCCAATGTATTGACTGTGACACTCGAAATACAATAATTTTTCATTCATCTGCCGGACGACGGCAAAAGAAAAAAAGCCGTCGTTCGACAGACACTACGGAGAAAAGAAATGGGGCGTGTCTATGTATGACAGCCAAACGGCGCTGATTGCGAACTATATCAATCCGATCATCGGTGATATGGAGGTACAGGCGGTTACGCCCCGTGCGGTTGATGGTTATATCCAGACCTTGCAGAAAACCAAGTCGGTGTCTACCAAGACCCGAAAGGCTGTTACCACCTATGTCAGTGACAAGACCATTGAAAAGATCATCAAGCTCCTGCGGTGTGCGTTTAAGCAGGCGGTACGCTGGGAAATCATTGCAAGAAATCCCTTTGACAATGTGATCCTCCCGAAAACGGAGTATGCGAAACGGGATATCTGGACGGCGGATATGATCCGTCTTGCCCTGGACAAATGCACGGACAGCAAGCTCTATGTAGCAATGAACCTTTCCTTTGCATGCTCTCTGCGTATGGGTGAAATCCTGGGGCTGACCTGGGAGAACGTCCATATTTCCGATGAAGATATTGCTGCGGATAATGCCTATGTCTACATCGACAAGGAACTGACACGGGCATCCAAACGGGCGATTGAAACGCTGGGTGAGAAGGATATCTACTACATCTTCACTCCGCTCATGCCGAACACCAGCACAAGAATTATTCTGAAAAAGCCGAAAACCGATTCCAGTATCCGTAAGGTGTGGCTGCCGAAAACGCTTGCCTACATCCTGCGGGAATGGAAGAAGTCCCAGGACGAGCTGAAAGGCTTTCTGGGCGACGAGTATCAGGACTTCAATCTGGTGGTGGCACTTCCCAATGGACGGCCCTGCGAGGATCGGATCATCCTCAAAGAGTTTGCAAAGCTCCGTGAGGACGCAGGGCTGCCGAAGGTGGTCTTTCATTCTCTCCGTCATTCCAGTACCACTTACAAACTGAAACTGAACCACGGCGATCTGAAAGCCACCCAGGGCGATACAGGCCATGCCGAGATCGACATGATAACCAGTATCTATGCTCACATTCTGGACGAGGATAGAAAGGTCAATGCTCAGAAATTTGAGACAGCCTTCTATGCCAAGCCTGATCTTCGCAATGTCCGTCCACCGGAGGAACCGGCAAAATCGGAGCCTGCGACCCTGGACCTTGAAAGCCTTGTGGAGCAGCTTCAGAAGTCGCCGGAGCTGGCAAGTGCGCTCGCAGCCCTGATAGCGGCGCAAGCCCCGGCAAAGTGATCCGAAAAATCGAATTAGCAAAACGCAGAATTTCCTTAGCAAATTTCTGAAAAGCGTTCGAGCCTTCGCAAAACCAAGACTGACCGTGTCGATGCGCGAACCATTGCAGCTATGCTCTTGTCTGATGTGGACCTCAAGTCCTACACAGACACAGCATACCACAACGAGGAGTTAAAGTCACTCACAAGATACCGGTTTGACAAAGTCCGCGAGAGAGCGAAGCTGAAGCAGTCCGTTTCTCGGTTGGTCACAATTCTGTTCCCAGAGCTTGAAAAGTTGGTGCCGACATTGCACATGGCGTCAGTTTACGCACTTCTCAGCGAGTTTCCTGGCGCCAAACAGGTTGCCGAAGCGCACCTGACGCATTTGAAAGCCGTCTTACACGACGCCTCCAAAGGCCGCTACGGGCGAGACATGGCAGTAACACTTCGGGATGCCGCCAGATGTTCTGTCGGCTCTGTCATGCCGGCCAAGTCCCTAGAACTGCGGCATACGAT is a window encoding:
- a CDS encoding helix-turn-helix domain-containing protein codes for the protein MDYMTLKEASEKWGVSSRQVNYYCVEGRIPGAVKMAGVWLIPKETDKPADRRYKKQVKNENENSVG
- a CDS encoding response regulator transcription factor — encoded protein: MKILLVEDDLEISKLLAEFLQENGYEVFCQYDGLHVLDCLRENNIDLILLDIMLPYRNGDTVLTAVRECSTVPIIIISAKGTTQNKIDLLRLGADDYITKPFDMEEVLARIESNLRRVQFQKDTPTYLRHGDLILDLNDNTAFLQGSELTLTAKEFAILELLMKYPDKIFSKANLFQSVWNTEYISEDNTLNVHISNLRNKLKAVCPDKDFIDTVWGIGYRLHKARD
- a CDS encoding ATP-binding cassette domain-containing protein, with amino-acid sequence MSSIILQAHSLTKKYRHTVALDHIDLQIEKGKIYGFIGQNGAGKTTFLRLVTGLAFQTSGTLDLWGKSSAKDLQEQRKRIGCMIETPALFPAMTAYQNMEIQRIQRGIPDKAVIEKTLNMVGLKDTGKKSVRNFSLGMRQRLGIAIALLNTPEFLILDEPINGLDPAGIVEVRNLLKSLNKEYGMTILVSSHILEELYQTATEFILIDKGKIIEEISDQELNERCKRHIAIKATDPQKALLVLEEKLHTENFKLLPDGTIRLYDYLDDLEKVAAVLSDAHILVTGLSVSGDTLEDYFLSKIGGSENVKSPKY
- a CDS encoding ABC transporter permease yields the protein MLNLLNTEFYKLFHSRYFWGIVAFNLFLSSVLLLDSIGETSSLFFASLYNVPIFFFLAIVFSALFVGNDFGQRTLQSYIFAGHNRGQILLAKLVAYQIACMTILALPLLVHGLIGGICFKESFVSVSGNLYTVLAVLVSLFAMCLLPFFFAFLFRDIGKTLAVPMVLFFLMIFLMNGDQALFISRILPMGQLRLIALQQFTPSMVQFVFTDFLWIFILYFGAYLGFRRSNLK
- a CDS encoding ABC transporter permease translates to MSNLLKMERYQLSHNFLYWCGMVGIFLIGFFTAETYVPEVMGTTGGAATSLADIFNGMVYDSTFLLILMSSILALILGQEFSYRTVDLEITAGHSRKSIFISKVITYLIAFNVMALVYPIAGCIREFFRFGFIDGGNFIYQATKAVLYSLLLNSATFFIAIWICFSLRNSAKAIAVTAVTTFVLSLYLGFGMMLKFPVAFLPTYQIREAVTSIAIFQPFPILIGIVWVVALLILSWCSFRKCELK
- a CDS encoding HAMP domain-containing histidine kinase is translated as MSKIELLLLIVFLLLLILLFKYLQTKRQIRNLSKQIAELVNGKSEKMLDISLIDKDLEQLAGILNQYNDNQRQLIASTLRHENYLKESIANISHDLRTPLTVILGHLQLLRKETLTDRQAQRIETIFHKAERMKELVQTFYDLSILDAEQITPRREDFNLSNLLINLITENAPALEAKNLSPEIDLPPHSVYLNSDYSMVERILQNLLTNAIRYSSGDIKMSLKQARENRAIFTIENPIDSKTEINPARLFERFYTGDASRHNSGTGVGLAVVKLLTDKLGGNVSAEIKSNVLTVTLEIQ